TTTATGTAAGCAAGAATTTTCTTTCCATCTACATCTGAAACATCCAATGCTGGAAGAACATGAGCTTCAGCTGATTTAGTGACACCATCTTCCGGATTATTGATGAGAATCATGCCAACACCTCCAGCATCCTTTACAACTTGTCCTTTATCAACCCTGCGAACGCCACCACCAACCAGGCACACGACTATCTTTCCTCTTATAGCAGGGTCAGTGAGTGATCCTGGTACACAGAAAGGGGCGTCAAATTGCTCATGTACTATCTTTTCAACATCAAATAGAGTGAAGAATGTTGAGTTTGATGTCTTTGGATGATAAGCAGATTCTCCTTCAAATTCTTCTTTATTTCCAAGCTTAACAGTGGCCTTTAGTTTTCTATCATGAGTGCTAGCGCCAACTGTGAGAATCCAAGGGGCGTCATTTGCTACAGTGCGTTGGGATGGACCACTATTGCCTGCAGAACAACTAACAAGAATACCTCTTTCTGTTGCACTATACGCCCCAAGAGCAATCTTGTCATTATGGAACGGATTACTAGTTCCACCAAGGGATATTGATAGAATATCTACCCCATCATCAATAGCTGCATCCATCGCAGCTAAAATTTCAACATCAGAACAACTGCCACCAGAATCGCATACCTTATATATGGCTATGTGGGCAAGAGGGGCAACACCAACTGCTGTTCCATTGGCATTCCCAAATACATTAGCACCTTTCACAAAGGCTCCTGCAGCTGTGCCTGCTGTATGCGTACCATGTCCATTTTCATCTATGGGAGAACCATTGGTAAGTGGGAAAGACCTGGCTCCAATGAGTTTGTTGTTACACTTGGTCGTGAAATTAGACTCACAAAATCCTTTCCATTTAGCAGGCGGAGGAGGCATCCCAACGTCGCTAAATGAAGGATGGTCAGGAAAAATTCCAGTGTCCAAAACTCCGATGATCACGCCTTTCCCATAGTTGGAATCCTTCCACAAGCCCATGTTCTGTTGCAAACCAAGAAAACTTGGAGTATGAGTAGTGTGCAAGGACAATATCCTCTGTGGCTCTGCAGAAACAAAGCCTTGTTTCTTCTCCATTTCCTTCACTTGTGTTGTAGTTAATCTAGCTGCAAAGCCTTTCATCACATTGTGATAGGAATACACCATTCTCGGCTCTTCATTTTCCCTTGAGCTAATTGATGTGGTTTTAGGCAAAAAAGAATGGTAATAGCTCTCTAAATCCATTGATGATGATTGAGTAGAAATTTGGCTTTCTGGTGCTTCAACTTGGACTATATAAGTCTCTAAATCACTCTGGAAACTAGGTAATGGGAAAgagcaaaaaatgcaaaatagaAGGATTTTCAAGAATCCCATAGCTGCAAATTAATACAAGAACTGATGTGTTACTTGGATAATGAATTTGATGAACTTTTGAGTTTTTCTGCTACTATATATAGTACTTTGTCTTTGAGCTATTCACTTTCATTTTTATTTTGCTCCACTTGCAATAAATTAATTTGATGAAGTAACTTTATGAAGCTTATTAACTTTAGTTGAACTGTTTTAGTCCACTTGCTGGCCCTTATTTTGGTTAGTACCATTATTGTGGAATATGAATTTGTGGGGAAGATAAAGACAACGAAAAGAAAGGCCTCTGTTGTGAAAGAGACTAGACTACAATTGTTGAACTATATTCTATAAATTCATTTTTATCTTCAATACTTGTGAATGTATTTGATTATGATCTAATAGAAAAGCTTAAGTTGGTATAATTTCTGTGAAACATATCACATATTTTAGAATTGcttttttttctttgttcttttgtcACACAAACGTATCTTGAAAAATATCCTATTACAATTTAAACGGAGGAAAATTACTCTACAAAGATCTCTATTTAAACATCTCTTCTATTATTTTTCTTATTGATCCAGCTTAAGAAGGATAATATAACTAAATGAACATTTGTAATAGACTGTAAAACTAACCTTTACCGCTCTTGAATGATAAAGTTGGAATCGTTTCTACTTTAAACTAAAAAATTCAAATTCGGCAAATAGTATAATTTACTTTAATCATATCCCATTCTAGACCCATTTTTGTTATGCCAAACCAAATAAGTGTTAGATCGAAATAATATGGTGCATGCGGAAGCTAATAATGAGAACTACATTAATTTActataaaagaaaagaaacttaTATTTAGAGAGAAAAAATTCCCCCTAAAAAAATTGTCTAAAAGGCTACACTGTggatattattgttgttgtgagaAACAAAAATACTCAATTTATAGAAATGTAAAACTTCTCTTTCGAAAAAAGGATAAGGCATATTAGGGAGACTTATTTTTTTTAGaattctttttctcttcttcaAGAAAGAAAGTCCTAATAGATTAAAAATTCAAAGCAAAAACAATAAGACGACCTAAATTGGAACCGGTCTTCAAAAATCTCTCTTTACGGATTCTTTTTTTTTCCCTTGTTCCATGTTCGGTACTTGGTTTAGGATCGTGATGAAAAATTTCGCTTTGGGGATCAAAGCGCTCCCTATTAAAAAAACGACTTCATTTTACTAATTACTTATACTAGCTCTCTACTTCATAGTTAAGTTGGAGTTTGTTATAGAATTTTCATGAAATACTCATCATTCATCAATACCTTTAAATGGTTTTCGAGAATGTTGTTTCGGAGTAAAATTCTTTTCTGATTCAATATTTCTTGTGAGTAGCAAATTAAAGATTTAATATATATGTTCACACCACGGAATCAATTGTACATTTCTATTAATGAATATggaaatttgtttttttttcattttcttttttgaaatttAGTGATTTTTCGCACATATGATATATACATACAGTTTAACCCGTTGGAACTACAGTGCATCAGCCTCTTATGAGAGTTAGCAGATCTCTCTTTAAAAGATGCAGAAAATATCAAACAACCATGCCTTCAGCTAAATTCTGAAATGGAACGAAATCCTAGTTTtctttttaacaaaaaataaattaaaagaagAATTAGCTTAATAAGGAACTGATTAAATTCAAAacctaaaagaaaaatatatatcaCCCAAACCAAATATCAACAAacaaaaaaatttattaaatgtcCCATAGTAATAGGACGTTGACGCCTGACGTAATGGGTAAACGAAATAAATTGTAGAAACCCTACGAAGGTTGTGGGAAGATGTTATGTATTTAATTTCGATAGAAAAATACTTTATAACATGTTGCCCACTTGTGAATTATACGGAGCCAAGTATTTAATAGGAAGACCAAGTCCAATTTCCATTTAAGGATTACTTATTTTTTTCCAATATAAACTTTATATATTCCAATCGATATAAAATATTAGAAATCACAATTCTAATGGTTTTCAGATATTTAACAAATATCTACAATAAATAATTG
The DNA window shown above is from Nicotiana tomentosiformis chromosome 8, ASM39032v3, whole genome shotgun sequence and carries:
- the LOC104102688 gene encoding subtilisin-like protease, producing MGFLKILLFCIFCSFPLPSFQSDLETYIVQVEAPESQISTQSSSMDLESYYHSFLPKTTSISSRENEEPRMVYSYHNVMKGFAARLTTTQVKEMEKKQGFVSAEPQRILSLHTTHTPSFLGLQQNMGLWKDSNYGKGVIIGVLDTGIFPDHPSFSDVGMPPPPAKWKGFCESNFTTKCNNKLIGARSFPLTNGSPIDENGHGTHTAGTAAGAFVKGANVFGNANGTAVGVAPLAHIAIYKVCDSGGSCSDVEILAAMDAAIDDGVDILSISLGGTSNPFHNDKIALGAYSATERGILVSCSAGNSGPSQRTVANDAPWILTVGASTHDRKLKATVKLGNKEEFEGESAYHPKTSNSTFFTLFDVEKIVHEQFDAPFCVPGSLTDPAIRGKIVVCLVGGGVRRVDKGQVVKDAGGVGMILINNPEDGVTKSAEAHVLPALDVSDVDGKKILAYINSTSNPVAAITFHGTVIGDKNAPIVASFSSRGPSEASRGILKPDIIGPGVNVLAAWPTSVDNNKNTKSTFNIISGTSMSCPHLSGIAALLKSAHPNWSPAAIKSAIMTTTDTLNLAKNPILDERLIPADIFAIGAGHVNPSRANDPGLIYDTPFEDYVPYLCGLNYTNREVGKLLQGKVNCSEVKSIPEAQLNYPSFSIRLRSTPQTYTRTVTNVGNATSIYKVEIVSPKGVAVKVKPSKLNFSILNQKLTYQVTFSKTTNNSDREVGQGFLKWNSDRHSVSSPIAVVLLVE